The DNA window ggtggtttcacatatgccaaatgaaccgtaCTAACTCGGCAAACGAGactccgaaacaaaagtctaggtgtgaaagcacccttcaAGTGTTAGTAAAATGTTAAGTACAGCAAGAACTTTCAAAGCACAACATATGCTTGGTTATGAATGACAAAGGTGCTTGACTTAAAATTATGGcgctttaaaaagtattaaatttttttttttttctaaattgtgAGAGAGACTCACATTGGCCTTGTCCAAGACATGGTAATAGGACTCTTGAAAGGAAGTTCATCAATGATGCCATTGTTCCTCAAATCGAGAGGTGTTGGTTTTGCTGCAAAACAAAGTTAAACAatcttttatgttttaaaagatacacattttaGCATTTTACCAAACGTTATTAAAGTTACAGAAGACAAACACGAGTAGTTTTGCCAGTGCTCACCTGTCCTTGGTTTCAGGTTGCGGTTGATTGGTGGTGGTGTGACGTCGCTGAGACGCCCCGGTCGGAGACACAATGATGCTGTACTACCCTTCCTGGCTGGTAATGTTGCCGAGAAACCTGGGAAATCAAAATGGTGAGGACCTGGGCTCATGGGAATATAGTTATTTTTGGGACTGTCAGCCAGGGCAGCACTGAGAGGGGAGGAGGACGAGCCGGGATTCATGGGTACATAGTTATCATCAGAGCCGGCACTATCAGAGCGGGTCAATGGGGCTTTAGTTCTCTGTAAAAGAAAGAAGAACAATCCAGCTTACACAGTTTCCAGATCAGTGGTGGAAACCACTGTGACACACACCATTTGTTCCTGCGTACTTTGAATAGACTTGTTATTGTCAGTTTGTGACTTTGTGAGTTATGAGGTCATTATCAGGAAATGGTGTCATTTGTGTCTTTATGACTTACTAGAGCTATAATTAACAGGACACTGAACTTAATTACTGGTGATCTGTACTTACACACTATAGATGTGATTCTTTATATTTAAagttaattgtaaaataaaatataataaacaaaatcttTTTGTGCCAATTATGGTGtctaaagaaatgtaaaaaaagagaaagaatcaCACAtgtataattaaatttattacacTGCACAAAGCACTTACCGTGAAAAATGTGCTCTGTTACAATTATATTTGTAAAGCTATTAGATCATTTTCTTCTGACCTTTTAACATTCAACTTCAAAAAATACCCACTTGGGTTTATGCTGCTAAAGTTGATTTCTTACAAGTTCAGATGTTATCATACAGCATTTCATAATTTTGCCCAGTATGATGCGATTCTGGATTAaaatctacactcaccggccactttattaggtacaccttactagtaccgggttggactacATTTTGTCTTCAGACCTGCCTTAATCCAtagtggcacagattcaacaagctactggaaatattcctcagagattttgctccatattgacatgatagcattacacagttgctgtagatttgtcagctgcacatccatgatgcaaatctcctgttccaccacatcccaaaagtgctctattggattgggttctggtgactgtggaagcgATTTGAGAATAGTGAACTGACATGTTcatctggtgtggtcttctgctgctgtagcccatccgccttaaggacttgttgtgcattcagaaatgctcttctgcatacctcggttgtaacgagtggttatgtgagatactgttgcctttcaaaccagtctggccgttctccgctggcatcaacaaggcatttgcacccacagaactaccgctcactggatattttctcttttaacaagcattctctgtaaaccttagagatggttgtgcatgaaaatcccagtagatcagcagtgaaatactcagaccagccagtctggcaccaacaaccatgcccttattcaaagtcacttaaatcagttTTCCTCCCCAATCTGATGCATggattgaactgcagcagatcgtcttgaccatgtctacatgactaaatgcattgcgttgctgccatgtgattggctgattaaaaatgtgtgttagcaagcagttggacaggtgtacctaataaagtggccggtgagtatgttgatcctggaacatcatgtTTGTTGGAAAATGCAATCCatacctaatccctacccctTAACCTAACCATAAGTGTAAATTACTCCTAAGGTCAGATGGGAATATTAGttataacaatcatgtagaagtgcaaaAACCTAACCATGAGCCTGGACATAACATAAACGGTAAACATATGCCTTAATTCTAATTGGCTGATTGAAATGTCGTTCCAGGATCAACCCCGATGTCTACTTGGTGAAATTAGGTTGGCGTTGTCATTCAAATGGCACCATTTTcttcaaattaattataataatgtgttTACACAACAAAGAGTCTTCACATTTTTGAGGTTTTGTCCCAGTTTACATCTACAGTATCTGTTAAAATAACTGTATTGGCTGTATTATTCATGCAAGATGATTTGTCTGCACAAACAgtcttgtattttgttttccaaGTCCTTGCCTAAATGCTGAATGTAATACAGAGCGTTTTCAAAAGTTAGCATTTATAGACCTTGAAAATGTGTCATGCAATTGTTCTAGAAAGCTGCTTTACCAGGTAAGAACTGAATCCATCGTTTACAGACTCCACCGACTGACCAGAGTTGTTAAAATAGACTGGCCTCTGGTGACTGCTGGTTTCAAACGAGGATCCTGAAACAGAGGAGCAAGAAAATGTAGAAATAAATCCACCAAGTAATAAGCCTGAGGTACAAAGTAATCTAAGAAAAGCCATCAGATATCAGACCACTCTTCTGTTCCTTTATAAATTCTGCTTTATTTGAGAACATGGCCACCAAACGCAGGTGTGGGAATCAGGCAAGGATGGTCAAAAGGTCACTTCCTGTTCCTGTAGACACACTAGTCTGGCCTTGCTGAACACAAACCACTAGGAAATCACTGAATTGTGTCTGCTCATTTTTTTCCCCCCTTGCAGCTTATCAGGCCGGAACAAGCCATTCTGGGTCTGCCTGCATGGCTTGAATTTCATTAGCCTCGTAGCAGAGCAGAGTAAACCTTGACCAGATTGCCTCTCAGTTTCAAATCAGATGTGtacatttagaagaaaaaaaaaatgagaaggAAAGAGAGCCGAGGGGTCAGGATTAGCTTTTGTAGAATGGGAAAAGAGTGACAAACGTCTGAGAGAACTCTGCAAAAACATAACACTAATAAAGGAGAATTAGAGATGAAGAGACAAGATGAGAGAGACAAGAGAATATGGGTGGAAATGGGAACAAAAGGAAAGACAAGGATGATAGTAAACTGAAAGATGCACATAAAAAAGAGAATAAATAAGGAGGAGAAAGAATGAGAAGATATGAAAGGTAACATGACACGTGATGGAAAAAATAGAGGTAATGTGAGACAAGTGTGAGAAATGACACAATCTGCAAAAAAAGAACACATGAAACCAACATAGACAAGATTAAACCAAATGTGAGACGAGAGATGACAAGATTAGAAgtgaaaccaaaataaaaaaggaGATATGAGAGGAAACTAAGTGAGACCAGGTGAGCTTAAGACCAAATGTGATGTCAGGATTTAAAGAAACCGATTAAAGGAGAGACTAGATTAAAAATGTGGAGAAATAGAGATGAGAAGAGAAATAAAAATGGGAAAAGGGTAAATGAacgaaactctgggttttctgttttaaaatggcaggtttgtcaaaaaacaaaaacaacatgagaggaaaaaaacatgtattaaGCAAGACCAAAAACAAGGAGACAAATTTGAGagaattaaactgttaaaatgagcAAGACACAGGAGACAAGACAAGATGAAAAGAGGTTAAAGTGAACAAGATGCtcatcctcgtgctgcagatggtctgtttaactgttttctcaataTTGAAGTGTTCAGTTTCTCCACTTACAAAATCCGTCATACAAATAGCAAATGCGTCATGGCGGAACGCAACTTACTCTTATGCCTAGTTCaaactgcgtgattttagccctgattttggcccgtcgacaggttttgagaaatcgccgtcaaatgcctgaaatccgaggcaaatcagtgctcgtgcacgtgagtgacaatcacatgaactatcaaagacgtaaTCTTAGAGAATCACAGATGAGCCggcgatgcctgtgagatatttggcgtgctaaatatctggagctgtcgacgatttaaatcatgccgtgtgaattgagttttgacagaaaataacatcggcgatcgcctacagccaatgagagagcagcattcacttgtgtgcgcgtttgtgtatacctgctgcaggccagcggaggctgggggagaagttaaaagcgttctttttcggtttatttggacccacgaaatggaggaaaaactagtggaggtttgacaggacttagtagcaaccgtgtctgtttgacgtttcatacagaaagaaattagttttttatcaacgttgaggagaaatggctaattccctttaaatccAGGTgaacaaatatgtacattttctaccccattaaaggcttctttctcattatgtagttaataacaaaagatatactacatgtttttggctgtgagacgtagtttggacgaaaatgtcggcgattcttcctatagtaaagtcatgcaatgtgaaagtccctgtcgccgatccatcttgcagtgtaaacaaagcagcgacgaaacgctcaagcagtgtgaaaacatctgtaacacgactactttgaaaatcatgcagtctgaactcggcattaaagggaatgggagatgagactctgattggtttaatgaacgttatgctcaaaacacacccataactcattaaaagaataggcacaatcctgttagaccttgtgcagagcatatttttctgtcctttaaaactgcaaaaatctatactttgtggctaaatcgttaaaatagagccaaaAGAGAACAAGACAGGGTTCAAACAAACAGACTAAATGAGAAGAGATAAGAGAAAAGGTGTGAATGATACAAGAAGACCAAAAAAGGGGATAAAGAGAAGGAGAGAAAAATTGACAATATTAAAGGGGtcgtccactatgatatcatattttaagcttcagttgatgtgtaatgttgctgtgtggacataaacaacatctctgaatgtaagatccTCAAACTTTAATGCTAAGGGAGACATTAGCTTTTACAGAgctagcttagcaaagcctacagcaagcGAATTTGGGGActtcaaaaaaatacatccgagCTAATGAGATCACAAAGGTTCCAGGTTATGCCCATTCACTGCACACACATCAGATGCTATACCAAAATTGATAACCTATCGTGGGTATGAAATTGCGAAAGTTTTCCGCGAGAAATAACATAACGGGAGGGTGGCAGAAGATGGGTATGAAATACAAGAGACTCTGGAAAAACAGTGAGTGACTTAGCTGCAAACATATGTATCCGTTTTCCTCCCATCCACGATTGTTACCAGCGACTGCAATGTATCTGTATGCGTCAGCATTCCAtgagttttacatttttgaaataaTGGAGTATATTATGTatagacatcccaagtctccctgaggcaaaaaaacaaaacattcagaAACATCTCGCAAGAGTCACATTTTCATGGGTTCAGCgctgtcctcttcattttctgtgtCTGACTCAAGCTCAAACTGATACGGTCTCACTGACATTATTTACAGTCTATGGCAAGCAGTTTtcacatttaaacctttgttttgAGTATCCATCTAGTATTCAAAGGGGTATTTGCTTGCCAAGGGGTATGGCAAGGGTATTTGGCTTGCCATTACAGTCTGACAGACCGCATGCCAGAGAGGCATGCCGTTTCCTGGTGATGTGAAGCTGATCCGCTAATTACAACACATTAGGATAGCTGAATAATCAAGAGTCCTTTGAGGATGGGCCCTGTAGGATGAACCAGGAAATATGATGGTTGTTTCCATGTTAGCTCAGTAGCTGTGTAAAAAATGGGTAAGATATGTGAACAAATAACgtgattttttacaaatgaatcaCGAACACACGTTGTTTTGCACCCCTTAAACACAATCAAACCCTAAAACAACTtcgtggaccacccctttaaaaccaaatatgggataaaaaaagagaaaataggaGATATAAGGAGACAAAATGAGAAGgcaagcaataaaacaaataagatccAAGGAGAGAAAAAGACCACAGGAAAAGAAAggctagaaaaagaaaagctaaaaGAAAAGATGAGCCAAGTCAAAAAGAGAGATTGGGACAAGAGGAGACAAATAAAAGGATGAGGCTCAAACagacaaaatgagacaaaaacaaaTAAGATGAGCACAATCGAGCAACAGAGGAAGAGGAAAACcagaaattaaaagaaaaaaattagaataaaataatattataagagAAAGGAAAAATGGCAGCAAAATATGCAATACACTACCTTACAAATGTATTGCCGCCTATCCCATAATAACCAATATTAACTTTTAGTTAAACATTTGGTATTAAAAGTAACAATGTTACcaaagacatgctcaataatgttatgtctagtgactgggctggtcaattcTGGAGTAATCatggaggctgaaatatgagaaAGAGCACCATCCTACTCAAGAATTTgccttctgtggtttgtaatgtaatgggcagcacaaatgtattgataccaggctgttgatgttgccatccattctACAGAGCAcgtatgtaaccccaaaccatgatttttccttcaaacttgactgatttctgtgagaatcttaggtCCAAGCGGGTTCTAATACTGTAGGTCTACTGCAGtattgatgattgggatgcagttcacttttaaaattaatcaataagaagtcaagtttttatttgttgcttttacaactagggtccacgacaagacttttgtcaggtagtgtttatGCAAATGTAAGACAAAGAAAGGAAacaataaaaatactacaaaacaagTGAAGAGAAAAAGACAAAAGTCAATGGATGAGACGAGAAGTGATAAGGCCAGATAagaataaaacagacaaaatgaGAGGAAAAGAAGGATGAAAGGAAGCAAGACAGGACACAAAACTCAGGTTTAAACAAAGATGATACGAGAAGATCGGAGGTTGTGAATGAGACTAAGGCCGCATTTACattgcactgttcaagtgactcaattccgatttttttttctcccatgtggcacagatcggatatggccgatgtacgtgtaagcaggaacaaatcacatggattccgatatactcaaatcagattcaggccttgttcatctgtggaaatttatccgatatgaatcggatctgtgttctcatgtctgcagtgtaagcaggtagatcggattttcacctgtcaatgcgagtcgcatGTCATTAAAACAGTAGCAAATGATGTCAAGtctgatgctttcatttcagaacagacttcagcagagttccaaaccttaaatctcatacacgaggacttaaacagcttttatattgtcatatagcacaggtatttaagtaTGTTAACAAGGGCagagagcgcaatgtccgccacgtaaccaatataaactaatataaaactagcacaaacatcacgtgcataaatcacgcaatgaacattacattaagatgcctaaaggtttaaaaaaaaattctataaatcAAAATAAGATGGACAAATGacaacctttctgtcataaactatagtaaaacagcttgtcaaaagctgggAACAGACTCCATATAGGAATAgtgaaaagagcactctttaattatcagctgttaagcctggtttatacttctgtgttcagtgaccggcgtaactcacggcgcagctgtgcatttatacttctgcgtgctgtctctgttggtctgcattaacacttccgaaacgctagttggcagtgaggtgtaaatgtttctctgtgttgagtttcttcactgctgttttgcttttcctgaacactttctgaatgtacaagtgactcaaacttgctaattttgaggcaggaaccggcggtcgtgcaacaactttaaccatgaggtaaacacagaataaaactttccatccggagctccttcacgggttctccacatttgtaaacaatcgctcgcgccattcgcgcggctctcggtcccgcccagactcgtcagcgctaccaagtcgaccaatcacagagcttgcgctacgcgttgttgcgacgtgtagttacattttttgagaggtgcacgtcagtgaagCCGACAgtcacggcgaagggctatgcgtcagcgccgtagcatacgccggcgtttgacgcagaagtataaatcagccttcagtcagcgcctgctcttttttttctGGTCATTGCCCCTTtaccgtgtgctgtgtaaatgcagacaatcggatattagtcacttttaaaagatgatgtaagcaggtcagcaaaaaaatcgaatacagtcacaaaattggaattgaccatcaagatctgcagtgtaaatgcagcctaaaaaaaacaaacaatgagaACAAGATGAGATGAAAAAGTCAACCAAAACAGAGGAAGATAACAGATTAACAGACTAAAAGAGCTGTGCAGTACCTCTATGAAGTTTGATGTTCTCCACCGCCGGCAGGGTGTTTCTCCTGGGGATGACAGACGCTGTGGACACCTCTCCGTTCTGAGCCCCCGTGGGCAGCGTGCCACCCCACCGTGACTCCGAGCCCTGGCTTGGTTTTGGAGGTCTTGGAGGAGGCGCGCTTGTGGAGTCAGCATTGGACGGCATCAGGGCGTTGTGGTTCTTGTCAAACGTGCGGGGGATCTGGTAAATTGGTAAATCATAGTTATCGAGAGCTCGTTGCTCATTGGTTTGGGGCGCCGCTAGAGTGTTATTGGGGGTCTTAAAGGTGTACACGTCTTCCGAATCAAGCTCAGATGCCCCTTCAGAGCTGTAGTTCCTGGGCAGAACGTAGCAGGCTTCCTGTGAGTCGGTCCGCGAGGGGGGCTGCTGATGCTTGCCGGGTTTGGGGAGGCTGTAGAAGCCGTGAAGCTGGGCACCCATGCCATTCAAACAGTGGGAGAAACCATGAGTGAGTCTCTGAACCGCCGAGTCACTTCCCACCAGAAGACTGCTGCGTGAGGCCTGCGAGAAACTGGCACTCCTTTGAAAACAAAATTCCATCGGATTGTTATTTaattaagttgtcctcaaaaatctcaagaattgtgttgtttcagcttattttaaattagtagttaaatattttttttctcagtgtacCAGTCTGAAACaccattataaaacattttaaatttctgATGTTTGCATTATACATCAATCAgcaaaaacatgtttaatagatGTAGATGACAACACTTTagtacacacactgtaaaaacaaaacagcatgtGTGTAATGTGACGACTCAACCATTGGAGGCAGTGTTTCTCTGTCTCTCTTATAACAGATGTTCTGTGCctagttgttttttttcctctgttgGATTGTATTGAGCCGTCAGGCTGTTAGAGCATGATGGAGAATGTTTATTATGACAATGTTTTGGGTAGTCATATATATCATAGACATTCCCCCAGTAAAACTGGCATGGCTGGTACACcctttataaagaaaaaaaaaaacccatataTTTACTTTTTGTAGGAACCTCCAGCCTTAGCCAACTGGTTGTGTGAAGAGACTCCGTTTTGAGGCTAAATCGAATGTTTGTTTTGATAAGCGAGGGGCATTATAACACAACTCTGTTTCACTTGGCATTATTTCACTGGGATTATAATCAAAGGAAGAGAATCGGGGTGAAATGACTGATGAGCACATCCTGTAAGTGAATCCTTCTGCAAACATGACAATACGTCACCGCACACTGCTGAATTTGTCAGAAAGTCTCATAGGTGTTTGGTTAAGGCTGAAATTGCTTTTGCTTATGACCTAATAACATTAATATCTCTGTAATATGATCTCATATCGCAGTGACAGACGACAAGAGGTAAAACCAGGATAGGTGCTGTGTGTATGGGTGAAAAATGAGACGTAATATTTTTGCATCTGCatcaaactaaatgaaaaaaagtgatgtttgtgggcattaacattttaaataaattgaagtcattacagttgaagtcagaattattagcccccttttgatttttattttcttttaaatatttcccaaattatttttaacagtgcaaTGAAATTTTCCCAGTATCAGTATCccagtgtctgataatattttttcttctcgagaaagtcttatttgttttattttggttagaacaaaagcagttattaatttttaaattattaccccctttaagcaaattttttttccgataatctacaaaacaaaccatcgttatacaataacttgaccaattaccctaacctgcctagttcaccttattaacctagtttagccttttaatgtcactttaagctgtatagaagtgtcttgaaaaatatctagtaaaatattatttactgtcatgatggcaaagataaaaataaatcagttattagaaatacattttttaaactattatgcttagaaatgtgctaaaacaatcttcccagaacagaacagaacagaaattggggaaaaaaaaaataaacaggggtactaataattcaggggggctaataattctgacttcaactgtgtgtatatatatatatatatatatatatatatatatatatatatatatatatatatatatatatatatatatatatatatatatatatatatatatattagggatgctacggttatcaatataatattgaaccgttcgttacgacctccacggttcaatacgcgcttgtgaattgtGGTTTTCTCGGTTGTGCGTTTAActaatttatgtgcgttttatatctccctgaattgactgtgtgcctgtaagtccaagagctgagatgaggaagctcttccccgcgagtaaatatccaatcactatgcactaaagttagggggcgcttgacattgcactgaaaggcacgcacaactcccaccgtgagatgttttctactgcgtgcacCCGGAAATGctggatgattttttttctttttaagtatttcccaaacaatgtttaacaatgcaagaaaattttcacagtatgtctgataatattttttattttagagaaagtcttatttgttttatttcggctagaaagaaagcagtttttataaaaaaaaaataaaaaaaaaacattttaaggacaaaattataagcccttttaagctgttttttgtcgatagtctacaaaacaaaccatcattatacaataacttgcctaagtaacctaaactgcctagttaatctaattaagcctttaaacgttTTTTTAAGATGtgtagaattgtcttgaaaaatatcaagtcaaatattatttgctgtcatcatggcaaagataaaataaaccagttattagaaatgagttattaaaactattatgtttaggaatgtgttgaaaaaaatctgctctccgttaaacagaaattgggaaaaaaaaataaacgggggcgaataattctgacttcaactgtatgtgtatatatatacacatatatatataaagatttaaGATTATCGAGATTAAGATCaagattatatttataaaaaaatactaaacttAAACCTTAACATGTTTATTCTGACCTctgtattaatttaaaatttgtgaAATGCACAACAAATTATACCCTAagtcagtggtcctcaaccaccgggctGCAGCCCAATACCGGTCCTTGGATAAATTGGTACTGGGCTGAACACAAAATCATTagttatttccattttatttattatctgagtctgaacgatttaaaaaaaaaaaatgtaaaagatttaaaaaatcttttattttgaaagattACTGTATTCTCTTGTTTTacatcttgattaattgaacaccCAAATTTAAACCACAatgcaaaatgagtaagaaacagacgcctttggaaagtttctttgctaaaggCAAAAGATGCAGTGAAGG is part of the Danio rerio strain Tuebingen ecotype United States chromosome 15, GRCz12tu, whole genome shotgun sequence genome and encodes:
- the gab2 gene encoding GRB2-associated-binding protein 2, encoding MSGGEIICQGWLRKSPPEKKLRRYAWKKRWFILRSGRMSGDPDVLEYYKSDHAKKPIRIIDLHCCEQVDAGLTFKRKEFQDSFVFDIKTAERTFYLVAETEEEMNRWVRSICQLCGFNQSEENHHDERSSSISRSLTNELSSSLAPLIGERKTSVPAHSSQPMLFTFDIPVRHSHGPLSNSAPQDYLFLHQCMSRKSESARSASFSQASRSSLLVGSDSAVQRLTHGFSHCLNGMGAQLHGFYSLPKPGKHQQPPSRTDSQEACYVLPRNYSSEGASELDSEDVYTFKTPNNTLAAPQTNEQRALDNYDLPIYQIPRTFDKNHNALMPSNADSTSAPPPRPPKPSQGSESRWGGTLPTGAQNGEVSTASVIPRRNTLPAVENIKLHRGSSFETSSHQRPVYFNNSGQSVESVNDGFSSYLRTKAPLTRSDSAGSDDNYVPMNPGSSSSPLSAALADSPKNNYIPMSPGPHHFDFPGFSATLPARKGSTASLCLRPGRLSDVTPPPINRNLKPRTAKPTPLDLRNNGIIDELPFKSPITMSWTRPMPMNSISSQHCRPISTQSITSTDSADSEENYVAMQNPVSTSPAMSGTSSPAPRNCGNVDYLALDFQPGSPGPHRKPSTSSVTSDEKVDYVQVDKEKTQALQNTMQEWTDVRQSSEPAKGIKS